One region of Eupeodes corollae chromosome 1, idEupCoro1.1, whole genome shotgun sequence genomic DNA includes:
- the LOC129940634 gene encoding dynactin subunit 1-like, whose amino-acid sequence MSSSVSTDRTLKVGQTVQILGRNTKGRVAYVGVTNFAAGKWVGVILDEPKGKNNGTIKGYCYFKCSDNYGVFVRPSQLIPTAENVAPVAASSDYGHVPVAPKTTKLNRTKSFLSSSSHSLMSSPTHSEHLRSKTTVSPSESFGFVETGFLEILRPQFTPGQPMRSPSFSMINNEEQKIVDDLKVEVRDLSQELELIKRQRQDEKRKLQECDKLKIQCEQLLEFKIKIMESHANLQRELQRVRQEARETHEAKSRCMHEFNELSENVELLTLDKEMAEEKADTLQMELDIALERIEELVLDVEILKNENTSDSNLPASENLIPSSGELKKLQQHNHRLKETVIRLRDVIAQDKQELQKVNKELETKSSEISELQKTKVKLSMRIDAMEFQIMDLHEQVDAALGAETMVETLTESKLELEERVKLMEEEVAELEALEEIHEQIIESNHDIEMDLREEIDMLSATNKALLRDKDAALETIYDRDITIIKFRELVKILNDQLAAREKDLEAAADDFVVIPLENEPKIDFNKLFTESKAYSRAIDVQLSQMQLQESKDLSDLLLSFMPDDFKIRGGDYDAIQVQLLLARFIFKSDIIQNEIREKFPSTVDFDKDSIFEGFSIHRFAFRSRCLYHVSSLQLILHQMIYGLNNCEHETLMRAAIYKTEMLNNEKYIDGIIDLLKAGQLDENSSTEEIERCSNFFSVMYTTIIHLDSNDLINEHQLYTDIVETFERGCDSVMTSAGIIQTLIQIGQETTESYCLLQFLMENLAKFKANLRALRRKLPREHKYEFYAISRDQFNGMRVVNETFGKLLQILHCTSKQAIQEISLLKCGDSSEVSIPHDTLWKMLCSNCSKIYQESDKSPVTNFQFVIDVINEEMSHILQNIQEAEKANLSNAHTKCIRSNPVLIRANQVKQQLEEIKKLTAALDYREAEIKQLKLTSKKKLNELSEMQVRKDMAERNLTKLQHDFDLTIESLKLCIEETQEHIDNRERQCAESISALEEKLVNMEKTTLELKEHLKSKASTATIDDLNSMQELTLLKTVLKEERHERIQTQAKELKRALRRLTPITVPKPRDKKLESLERDIKTLKNDWILSYIIDNRQFKTNIKTKSELMAQDILDEYFKRNPHRAAESDFSIFPSIEVTNAFRV is encoded by the coding sequence atgtcttcatcaGTTTCCACCGATAGAACCCTGAAAGTGGGCCAAACTGTCCAGATTCTGGGAAGGAATACCAAAGGACGAGTTGCTTATGTTGGGGTAACAAATTTTGCAGCAGGCAAATGGGTGGGCGTTATACTGGACGAACCGAAGGGAAAAAACAATGGCACCATAAAAGGGTATTGCTATTTCAAGTGCTCCGATAATTACGGTGTTTTCGTGCGTCCGAGTCAATTGATTCCGACTGCGGAAAATGTTGCTCCTGTTGCTGCAAGTAGTGATTATGGACATGTTCCAGTTGCACCAAAGACCACCAAACTAAATCGTACTAAAAGTTTCCTTTCTTCTAGCAGTCACAGTTTGATGAGCTCCCCAACACATTCCGAGCATCTTCGCAGCAAAACTACCGTCAGTCCATCGGAGTCGTTTGGTTTTGTAGAGACGGGTTTCTTGGAGATTCTTCGTCCACAGTTTACACCGGGACAGCCGATGAGATCGCCTTCGTTTTCTATgataaacaatgaagaacaGAAAATTGTCGATGATTTAAAAGTTGAGGTTAGGGATCTTTCACAGGAGCTCGAGCTTATAAAGCGCCAGAGGCAGGATGAAAAGCGAAAATTGCAAGAATGTGACAAGCTTAAGATTCAATGCGAGCAGTTgcttgaattcaaaattaaaataatggagTCCCATGCAAATCTGCAGCGTGAGTTGCAACGAGTTCGGCAAGAAGCAAGGGAGACGCACGAAGCGAAAAGCAGATGTATGCACGAGTTCAACGAGCTCTCGGAGAACGTGGAACTTCTTACACTAGACAAGGAGATGGCCGAGGAAAAAGCTGATACTCTCCAGATGGAACTGGACATTGCATTAGAACGCATAGAAGAGCTTGTTCTAGATGTGGAGatccttaaaaatgaaaatacatcAGATAGTAATTTACCCGCATCAGAGAATTTAATTCCATCAAGTGGAGAGCTAAAGAAACTCCAACAACACAATCATCGTTTGAAGGAGACAGTGATTCGCTTGAGAGATGTCATTGCCCAAGACAAACAGGAGCTTCAGAAGGTCAATAAGGAACTTGAAACGAAGTCTTCCGAAATAAGTGAGCTTCAGAAAACCAAGGTGAAACTGTCTATGCGAATTGATGCTATGGAATTCCAGATTATGGATCTACACGAACAAGTCGATGCAGCATTGGGAGCAGAAACCATGGTGGAGACCTTGACAGAGAGCAAACTTGAACTGGAGGAACGTGTGAAGCTAATGGAAGAAGAGGTGGCCGAATTGGAGGCTCTCGAAGAGATTCACGAGCAAATTATTGAGAGCAATCACGACATAGAGATGGATTTGCGTGAGGAAATAGACATGCTGAGTGCTACAAATAAGGCACTTCTTCGCGATAAAGATGCCGCCTTGGAGACAATCTACGATCGGGATATCACAATCATAAAATTCCGCGAACTAGTGAAAATTCTCAATGACCAATTGGCAGCCCGCGAAAAGGATCTAGAAGCTGCAGCAGATGATTTTGTTGTGATTCCGTTGGAGAACGAaccgaaaattgatttcaataagcTTTTCACCGAGTCGAAGGCATATAGTCGCGCCATAGACGTTCAGCTTAGCCAAATGCAGCTTCAGGAGAGCAAAGATTTAAGCGATTTGCTTCTTAGCTTCATGCCAGATGATTTTAAGATTCGCGGTGGAGACTATGATGCTATTCAAGTTCAGCTGCTGCTTGCtcgttttattttcaaatcggACATAATTCAGAATGAAATTCGTGAGAAATTCCCATCGACAGTAGACTTCGATAAGGACTCCATTTTTGAGGGCTTCTCTATTCACAGATTTGCATTTAGATCGCGATGTCTTTATCATGTCAGCAGTCTTCAATTGATCCTTCATCAGATGATCTATGGATTGAATAATTGTGAGCATGAGACACTAATGCGAGCGGCGATTTACAAGACAGAAATGCTCAACAATGAGAAATATATCGATGGAATCATAGATCTTCTCAAAGCCGGACAACTTGATGAGAACTCGTCAACGGAAGAGATCGAACGGTGTTCGAATTTCTTCAGTGTCATGTATACAACCATAATTCACTTGGATTCAAATGATTTGATCAATGAGCATCAACTCTATACCGACATTGTGGAGACTTTTGAAAGAGGTTGCGATTCGGTTATGACTAGTGCGGGAATTATTCAGACTCTAATACAAATTGGTCAAGAGACAACGGAATCATACTGTCTGTTGCAATTCCTCATGGAGAACTTGGCGAAATTTAAGGCAAATCTGAGAGCGCTCAGGAGGAAACTTCCACGGGAGCATAAGTATGAATTCTATGCTATTTCTAGGGACCAATTCAACGGAATGAGAGTTGTCAACGAGACTTTCGGAAAATTGCTGCAGATTTTACACTGCACTTCAAAGCAAGCTATCCAAGAGATTTCGTTGTTAAAGTGTGGAGATTCCTCAGAGGTGTCCATTCCTCACGATACGCTCTGGAAGATGTTATGTTCGAATTGCTCAAAAATCTACCAGGAGTCGGACAAAAGCCCAGTAACCAATTTCCAATTTGTCATCGATGTCATCAACGAAGAGATGAGTCATATCCTTCAAAACATCCAAGAAGCAGAGAAAGCCAATCTCAGCAATGCACATACGAAGTGTATTCGATCAAATCCGGTGTTGATTCGAGCCAACCAGGTGAAACAACAACTCGAAGAGATCAAAAAACTCACTGCGGCGCTAGACTACCGGGAGGCTGAAATCAAGCAATTGAAACTTACCTCGAAAAAGAAACTGAACGAGCTTTCGGAAATGCAAGTTCGCAAAGACATGGCCGAACGGAACTTGACGAAACTTCAACATGATTTTGATCTGACAATTGAAAGCCTAAAACTCTGCATCGAAGAGACACAAGAGCATATTGACAACCGGGAACGTCAGTGTGCAGAATCGATAAGTGCACTGGAAGAGAAATTAGTTAATATGGAAAAAACAACTTTGGAACTTAAAGAACATCTCAAGTCGAAAGCTTCTACGGCAACTATAGATGATCTGAACTCAATGCAAGAATTAACCCTCCTAAAGACTGTCCTAAAAGAAGAACGCCACGAAAGAATACAAACCCAAGCAAAGGAATTAAAACGTGCCCTGCGAAGACTTACACCGATAACTGTGCCAAAACCCAGAGACAAAAAACTAGAAAGCCTCGAAAGGGACATTAAAACGCTTAAAAACGACTGGATTTTATCATATATCATAGATAATAGACAATTTAAGACAAATATTAAGACTAAATCCGAATTGATGGCCCAAGATATTTTAGATGAATATTTTAAACGTAATCCACATCGAGCCGCTGAAAgtgatttttctatatttcctAGTATTGAAGTAACTAATGCATTTCGTGtttaa